CTTCAGGATACCCGTGCGTTCGAGCACGTACTCGTAGTCTTCCAGCGAGAAATCCTTGAACTGCAGGTAGTGACGAATGGTTTTGGCGGTCATGAAGCGAAATACGACGGATCTCGCCCGGCAGCGGGGCCGGACGGCGCCGCCGTCGGGTGTGGATAACTCAAAGCAGCATAAAGGATTTTCTGTGCTTTGACGAGCCGCGACGAAAAGCGGGGAGCGATCGACTCGGGCGAGCGAGGGCGTCGGAAGAGGGGGCTCGGGACGACGCGCGATGGCGCGCTGCGGTATAATTCAAAAGTTTTCTCCAGCCCGGCAGGCAAGCCTTTTCGCGCTCTGCCGGACACAAGCCATGCGCTGCACAAATCCGGTGCGGCGCGCCGGCGGCACGCATCGACGGCCTGTTTTCGGGATATCGAAGCGCTTGTGCTGCCGTCGACTCCAGCTTTGTGTTCGCGTATCCAGGCGCCGTCGCCTGGACATCGCCGGGCCGTCACTTGGGTAACCACATGGCTGAAACCCCTCCGACCGAATTCTTCATCCAGGGCATTACGAAAGACGGGAAAAAGTTTCGCCCGAGCGACTGGTCGGAGCGTCTGGCCGGCGTGATGGCTTGCTTCGGGCCGGGCGCGAGCGGGCCGAACGCGCGCCTGAAGTATTCGCTGTACGTGCGCCCGACGATGCTCGGCGACCTGAAATGCGTGATCCTCGATTCCCGGCTGCGCGACATTGAGCCGATGGCGTTCGATTTCGTGCTGAACTTCGCGAAGGACAACCACCTCGTCGTCACCGAGGCGTGCGAGCTGCCGGACTACAACGAGAAGAAGTGAGTTCGACGGGCGGCGGCGCATGCCGCGCCCGTGCTGGCGATCGCTGCGCGTGAGGCGCGGGCGACGCACAGCAAAAAAAGCCCGCCTAGGCGGGCTTTTTTGCGATCGCAGGAAACAGGAGCGCCCGCCGAAGCGGGCACCCTCGCCGGTCGCACCGGATTTACGCTGCTGCCTGCAGGCCCTTGACGGCTGCGGCGAGGCGGCTCTTGCTGCGAGCGGCCTTGTTCTTGTGAACGATCTTCTTGTCGGCGATCGTGTCGATCGTCTTCACGGCAGCCTTGAACAGCTCGGCAGCCTTTGCCTGGTCGCCGGCTTCAACAGCCTTGCGAACCGACTTGATCGCGGTACGGAATTTCGAGCGCAGTGCCGAGTTGTGCGAATTTGCCTTCGCGGCTTGGCGGGCGCGCTTGCGTGCTTGTGCGGAGTTAGCCATGACGGTTCCTTATCCTGTCCTGTTTCCAGAGCTTGGAGCCTGACGGCCAAGCGCTGCTTTTCGATCCGTCCCCTGAGAACGATTGCCCAGGGGCGCATAAAAAAACGGTGAGTTTAACCGAGGCCGAGACATGAAAACGACAGGCGCCGTGCATGTAACAGGCTCAGAAACCGGCGATTATAGCAACAAAATCAAGCGTGTGGCAAGTTCAACGTGAGATTCGCCGGCGAGGCACCGGCGGCGCACGTGCTTTTCGGCATCCGTCCGTGCCGGGACACGCAACGTCCGTATAATAAGCGCCCCATGAATCTATTCCGAGCCCTGCTGACGGTCAGCGGCTTCACGTTGCTGTCGCGCGTGACCGGACTGGCCCGCGAGACGCTGATCGCCCGTGCGTTCGGCGCCAGTCAATACACCGACGCGTTCTACGTCGCCTTCCGCATTCCGAACCTGCTGCGCCGCCTGTCCGCCGAAGGCGCGTTCTCGCAGGCGTTCGTGCCGATCCTGGCCGAGTTCAAGAACCAGCAGGGGCACGATGCGACCAAGGCGCTCGTCGACGCGATGTCGACCGTGCTCGCCTGGGCGCTCGCCGGGCTGTCGGTCCTCGGGATCGCCGGCGCGTCGTGGGTCGTGTTCGCGGTCGCCTCCGGTCTGCATACCGACGGGCAGGCGTTCCCGCTCGCGGTCACGATGACGCAGATCATGTTCCCGTACATCGTGTTCATCTCGCTGACGACGCTCGCGTCCGGCGTGCTGAACACCTACAAGAGCTTCTCGCTGCCGGCTTTCGCGCCGGTGCTGCTCAACGTGGCGTTCATCGCCGCGGCCGTGTTCGTCGCGCCGCACCTGAAGGTGCCGGTGTTCGCGCTCGCGTGGGCCGTGATCGTGGGTGGCGTGCTGCAGTTCCTCGTGCAGCTGCCGGGCCTGAAGAAGATCGACATGGTGCCGCTGATCGGCCTCAACCCGGTGCGCGCGCTACGTCACCCCGGCGTGAAGCGCGTGCTCGCGAAGATGGTGCCCGCGACGTTCGCGGTGTCGGTCGCGCAACTGTCGCTGATCATCAACACCAATATCGCGTCGCGGCTCGGGCAGGGCGCGGTGTCGTGGATCAACTACGCCGACCGCCTGATGGAATTCCCGACGGCGCTGCTCGGCGTCGCGCTCGGCACGATCCTGCTGCCGAGCCTGTCGAAGGCGCACGTCGACGCCGATACGCAAGAGTATTCGGCGCTGCTCGACTGGGGGCTGCGCGTCACGTTCCTGCTCGCGGCGCCCAGCGCGCTCGCGCTGTTCTTCTTCGCGACGCCGCTCACCGCCACGCTGTTCAACTACGGCAAGTTCGACGCGCACACCGTCACGATGGTCGCGCGCGCGCTTGCGACCTACGGGATCGGTCTCGTCGGCATCATCCTGATCAAGATCCTCGCGCCGGGCTTCTACGCGAAGCAGGACATCAAGACGCCCGTGAAGATCGCGATCGGCGTGCTGATCGTCACGCAGATCTCGAACTACGTGTTCGTGCCGCTGATCGGCCACGCGGGCCTGACGCTGAGCATCGGCGTCGGCGCGTGCCTGAACTCGCTGCTGCTGTTCCTCGGGCTGCGCAAGCGCGGCATCTACCAGCCGTCGCCGGGCTGGCCGCGCTTTTTCGTGCAGCTCGTCGGCGCGGCGCTCGTGCTCGCGGGGCTGATGCACTGGAGCGCGATCAGCTTCGACTGGACCGGCATGCGTGCGCAGCCGCTCGATCGCATCGCACTGATGGCTGCGTGCCTCGTGCTGTTCGCTGCACTATATTTCGGTATGTTGTGGGTGATGGGCTTCAAATACGCTTACTTCAGAAGGCGCGCCAAGTGACGACCGCAATGACCCGCGTCCTCGACTACTTCAGCACGCTCGTGGCGGACGACGACAGTCTGCCCGTCACGGAAACCGCGCTGTCGCTCGCACAGGACGCGTATCCCGACCTCGACCTGCAGGGCACGCTGGCCGAACTCGACGTGCTGGCCGCGCGGCTGCGCCGCCGGCTTGCCGACGACGCGGACCTGAAGGGCCGCGTCGCCGCGCTGAACGAGTTCTTCTTCCGCGAACTCGGCTTCGCGTGCAATCACAACGATTACTACGACCCCGATAACAGCCACCTGAACGCGGTGCTGAAGCGGCGGCGCGGGATTCCGATCTCGCTGTCGGTGCTGTATCTGGAGCTTGCCGAGCAGATCGGCGTGCCGGCGCGCGGCGTATCGTTCCCCGGCCATTTCCTGTTGCGCGTGACGCTGCCCGACGGCGACCTGATCATCGATCCGACCAACGGCCATTCGCTGTCCGAAGCCGAGATGGTCGAGATGCTCGAGCCGTACGTCGCGCGTGCGGCCGGCGCGGTCGACAGCGCGTTGCGCGCGCTGCTGCAGCCGGCCACGAGCCGCGAGATCATCGCGCGGATGCTGCGCAACCTGAAGACGATCTATCTGCAGACGGAACGCTGGCAGCGGCTGCTCGCGGTGCAGCAGCGGCTCGTGATCCTGTTGCCCGAGCATCTCGACGAGGTGCGCGATCGCGGCTTCGCCTATGCGCGGCTCGATTACCTGCGCCCGGCGCTCGAGGATCTCGAGCAGTATCTCGGCGAACGGCCGGATGCGGACGATGCGACCGTCGTCGAATCGCAGGTGACCGAATTGCGACAGCGGATGCAGCGCGACGGCGAGGACTGAGCCGTCGCGGTATCGCCGGAGCCTGGAACAAAAAAACGCCCGCATCGCGGGCGTTTTTTGTTTGCAGTCGTTTGTATTACTTCGGTTGCATCCGGATCGCGCCGTCGAGACGGATCACTTCGCCGTTAAGCATCGGATTCTCGACGATCTGGCGCACCAGCATCGCGTATTCGTCAGGCTTGCCGAGCCGCGACGGGAACGGCACCATCGCGCCGAGCGCGTCCTGCACGTCCTTCGGCATGCCGAGCAGCATCGGCGTCTCGAACAGCCCGGGCGCGATCGTCATCACGCGGATGCCGCTGCGCGACAGGTCGCGCGCGATCGGCAGCGTCATGCCCGCGACGCCGGCCTTCGATGCCGCGTATGCGGCCTGGCCGATCTGCCCGTCGTAGGCGGCGACCGAAGCGGTGCTGACGATCACGCCGCGCTCGCCGCCTTCGTTCGGTGCGGTCGCGGCCATCGCGGCCGCCGCCAGCCGGATCATGTTGAAGGTGCCGACCAGGTTCACGTTGATCGTCTTCGCGAACACGTCGAGCGGATGCGCGCCGTCCTTGCCGACGGTTTTCGCGGCGGGCGCGATGCCCGCGCAGTTCACGAGGCCGCGCAGCGTGCCCGCGCGCGTCGCGGCGTCGACGGCAGCCTGCGCGTCGGCCTCGCTCGACACGTCGCAGCGCACGAATACGCCGCCGAGCTCGCTCGCGAGCGCCGCGCCGCCCGCCTCGTTCAGGTCGGCGAGCACGACCTTGCCACCTGCCTGCGCGAGCATCCGGGCCGTTCCCGCGCCGAGGCCCGATGCGCCGCCGGTGATCAGAAAGACGTTGCCGCGAATCTCCATGACTGTCTCCTTGGTTGGGTCCGATGCCGGTCGATCGGTTGAAGGGCAGGTGCGCCGGCTCACCGGGAGGGCGCACGCGTTCGATCGATTGTACGGGGCGCCGTTGCGCGGCGGCTGGACAAGCACGGTCGTGCGAATCCCGGACGGGCAAAAAAAAGCCGCCCGGACAGGGCGGCTTGCGGTGCGCGACGCAGTGCTTACTTCAGTGCGTCGAATGCGCGCTCGCGGATTTCGTCGACGCTGCCGAGGCCCGAGATCTTGCGATACTGCGGTGCCTTCAGGCCGTTTTCCTCGCCGCGCTCTGCCCAGTCGCCGTAGTACGTGATCAGCGGCTTGGTTTGCGCTTCGTACACTTCGAGACGTTTCAGGACGGTTTCTTCCTTGTCGTCGTCGCGCTGGATCAGCGGTTCGCCCGTCACGTCGTCCTTGCCCTCGACCTTCGGCGGGTTGAACTTCACGTGATACGTGCGCCCCGATGCCGGGTGCGTGCGGCGGCCGCTCATGCGCTCGACGATTTCCGAGAACGGGACGTCGATCTCGAGCACGTAGTCGATTGCGACGCCGGCTTCCTTCATCGCGTCAGCCTGCGCGATCGTGCGCGGGAAGCCGTCGAACAGGTAGCCGTTCGCGCAATCGGTCTCTTTCAGGCGCTCCTTCACGAGGCCGATGATCAGCGCGTCCGGCACGAGCTTGCCGGCGTCCATGTAGCCCTTCGCCTCGACGCCGAGCGGCGAGCCGGCCTTGACGGCTGCACGCAGCATGTCGCCCGTCGAGATCTGCGGGATCCCGAACTTTTCCTTGATGAAGTTTGCCTGGGTGCCCTTTCCCGCGCCGGGCGCGCCCAACAGGATCAAACGCATGGTGATATCTCCGGTATGTAGATTCGTATGGCGAGACGCAAATGCGTCGGCGACAGCGTGCGCGGGACTTGCCTGGCGCGCGGCGGACCGGTCTGATGCGGCGCGCCGGGGTGAGCGACGCGCGGCTGCCGGAAGGGCCGCGGCGGGGTCAAGCGAGGACGCGCAGGTCGCGGACGGCTCGCACAATCACCTGATTATGCCACGGGTTATTTTGAACCCGGCCGAAAAAGGGCCTGCACGCGTGCGAGATCGGCCGGCGTGTCGATGCCGGCTTCGGGTGCGTGCTCGGTGATCAGCACCGCGATGCGCTCGCCGTGCCACATCGCGCGCAGCTGTTCGAGCTGCTCGGCCTGCTCGATCGGCGCCTGCGCGAGCGACGGATAGGTGCGCAGGAAACGCGCGCGATACGCGTAGAGGCCGATGTGACGATAGACCGGAAAGGCAGGCGCAGGCATCGACGCGACGTCGGGCCAGTGCGGCAGGTACGCGTCGCGGCTCCACGGAATCGGCGCGCGTGAGAAGTACATCGCGACGCGCCGCGCGTCGAGCGCGACCTTCACGATGTTCGGGTTGAATACGTCGGCCGCGTCGTGGATCGGGTGCGCGGCGGTCGCGATCGCGCAGTCCGGATGCGCGGCGAGGTGCGACGCTACGTCGCGCACGAGCACCGGGTCGATCAGCGGCTCGTCGCCCTGCACGTTGACGACGACGGTCTCGTCGCTCCACCCGAACGTCGCGGCGACTTCCGCGAGCCGGTCGGTGCCGGACGGATGGTCGGCGCGCGTCAGCACCGCT
This window of the Burkholderia cepacia GG4 genome carries:
- a CDS encoding DUF3579 domain-containing protein; protein product: MAETPPTEFFIQGITKDGKKFRPSDWSERLAGVMACFGPGASGPNARLKYSLYVRPTMLGDLKCVILDSRLRDIEPMAFDFVLNFAKDNHLVVTEACELPDYNEKK
- the rpsT gene encoding 30S ribosomal protein S20 encodes the protein MANSAQARKRARQAAKANSHNSALRSKFRTAIKSVRKAVEAGDQAKAAELFKAAVKTIDTIADKKIVHKNKAARSKSRLAAAVKGLQAAA
- the murJ gene encoding murein biosynthesis integral membrane protein MurJ, which produces MNLFRALLTVSGFTLLSRVTGLARETLIARAFGASQYTDAFYVAFRIPNLLRRLSAEGAFSQAFVPILAEFKNQQGHDATKALVDAMSTVLAWALAGLSVLGIAGASWVVFAVASGLHTDGQAFPLAVTMTQIMFPYIVFISLTTLASGVLNTYKSFSLPAFAPVLLNVAFIAAAVFVAPHLKVPVFALAWAVIVGGVLQFLVQLPGLKKIDMVPLIGLNPVRALRHPGVKRVLAKMVPATFAVSVAQLSLIINTNIASRLGQGAVSWINYADRLMEFPTALLGVALGTILLPSLSKAHVDADTQEYSALLDWGLRVTFLLAAPSALALFFFATPLTATLFNYGKFDAHTVTMVARALATYGIGLVGIILIKILAPGFYAKQDIKTPVKIAIGVLIVTQISNYVFVPLIGHAGLTLSIGVGACLNSLLLFLGLRKRGIYQPSPGWPRFFVQLVGAALVLAGLMHWSAISFDWTGMRAQPLDRIALMAACLVLFAALYFGMLWVMGFKYAYFRRRAK
- a CDS encoding SirB1 family protein, whose translation is MTRVLDYFSTLVADDDSLPVTETALSLAQDAYPDLDLQGTLAELDVLAARLRRRLADDADLKGRVAALNEFFFRELGFACNHNDYYDPDNSHLNAVLKRRRGIPISLSVLYLELAEQIGVPARGVSFPGHFLLRVTLPDGDLIIDPTNGHSLSEAEMVEMLEPYVARAAGAVDSALRALLQPATSREIIARMLRNLKTIYLQTERWQRLLAVQQRLVILLPEHLDEVRDRGFAYARLDYLRPALEDLEQYLGERPDADDATVVESQVTELRQRMQRDGED
- a CDS encoding SDR family NAD(P)-dependent oxidoreductase translates to MEIRGNVFLITGGASGLGAGTARMLAQAGGKVVLADLNEAGGAALASELGGVFVRCDVSSEADAQAAVDAATRAGTLRGLVNCAGIAPAAKTVGKDGAHPLDVFAKTINVNLVGTFNMIRLAAAAMAATAPNEGGERGVIVSTASVAAYDGQIGQAAYAASKAGVAGMTLPIARDLSRSGIRVMTIAPGLFETPMLLGMPKDVQDALGAMVPFPSRLGKPDEYAMLVRQIVENPMLNGEVIRLDGAIRMQPK
- the adk gene encoding adenylate kinase, which codes for MRLILLGAPGAGKGTQANFIKEKFGIPQISTGDMLRAAVKAGSPLGVEAKGYMDAGKLVPDALIIGLVKERLKETDCANGYLFDGFPRTIAQADAMKEAGVAIDYVLEIDVPFSEIVERMSGRRTHPASGRTYHVKFNPPKVEGKDDVTGEPLIQRDDDKEETVLKRLEVYEAQTKPLITYYGDWAERGEENGLKAPQYRKISGLGSVDEIRERAFDALK
- the kdsB gene encoding 3-deoxy-manno-octulosonate cytidylyltransferase, with the protein product MTHPQPFIAVIPARLASTRLPNKPLADLGGKPMVVRVAERAREAGAQQVLVASDAQSVLDAARDHGFEAVLTRADHPSGTDRLAEVAATFGWSDETVVVNVQGDEPLIDPVLVRDVASHLAAHPDCAIATAAHPIHDAADVFNPNIVKVALDARRVAMYFSRAPIPWSRDAYLPHWPDVASMPAPAFPVYRHIGLYAYRARFLRTYPSLAQAPIEQAEQLEQLRAMWHGERIAVLITEHAPEAGIDTPADLARVQALFRPGSK